In Polyangiaceae bacterium, the genomic window GTCCCGACCCTCGGCGTCACCGGGCATCTCGCGCCAGAAGTCGAAGATGGCCTGATCGGCCTGTGCGCCGCTCATCTCCATGCCGAAGAGCAGCTGCAAGGCCGCTTCGCGTGCTCCGCTGCGTGCGCCCATGGTGGCTAGAGCCCGGCGTCGGCGAGGGCCTTGCCGAGGCTCACCATCTCGATGGCGGCCATCGCGGCGTCGTAGCCCTTGTTGCCCATCTTGGTGCCGGCGCGCTCGATGGCCTGCTCGATGCTGTCCGTGGTGAGCACGCCGAACACCACCGGCACGCCGCTCTCTGCGGAGGCAGCGGCCACGCCCTTGGCGGCTTCGGCGGCGACGTAGTCGAAGTGCGGCGTACCGCCGCGGATCACCGCGCCCAGGGCGATCACAGCGTCGAGCTTGCCGCTCTTGCAGAGGCGCGAGCAGACCAGCGGCAGCTCCCAGCTGCCTGGCACCCGCACCAGCGTGACGTGATCGGACGGGACGCCGTGACGCGCGAAGGCGTCCAGCGCGCCGGCCACCAGCCGGTCCACGATGAAGTCGTTGAAGCGCGACGCGACGATGCCGAAGCGCGCCTTGCCCGGCGGGATCAGCGTGCCTTCGATGAGCTTGGGTGAGTCGGACATCGGAGGACCTACGATAGCTGGCTCGGGCGGTTCTTCACCAGCGGCACGCTCTCTACCACCTCGAGGCCGTAGCCGTGGATGCCGGCGATCTTGCGCGGATTGTTGGTCAAGAGCCGGATCTGGCTCACGCCCAGCTCGCGCAGCACCTGCGCGCCCAGGCCGTATTCGCGCAGCGTGCCGCCGTGGGCGCGGCTGTCCAGCGGGGCCGGTGAGGCCAGCGGCGAGCTCTTGGTGCGGCGAGCGATCGACTCGAGCTCGGCGCTCAGATCCCCGCTCGGCGGCAGGTACACGATCACGCCGCGGCCTTCGGCCTCGATGGCGTCCACGGCCTCGAAGAGGTTGCGCCCGCCCTCGCTCGCCGGCGAGGCGAACACGTCACCGAGCGTGGAGCCGGAGTGCATGCGACACAGGATGGCCCCCGGTCGAGACAGGTCGCCCTTCACCAAGGCCATCAACTGGCGATCTTCCACGGTCGCCTCGTAGACGATGGCTCGCCAGGCGGTGTCGGTCCTGTCCAGGACGATGTCCGCCTCCTCGGCGCGCTCGACCAACCTCTCGGCCTGCAGCCGGTAG contains:
- a CDS encoding 6,7-dimethyl-8-ribityllumazine synthase; translation: MSDSPKLIEGTLIPPGKARFGIVASRFNDFIVDRLVAGALDAFARHGVPSDHVTLVRVPGSWELPLVCSRLCKSGKLDAVIALGAVIRGGTPHFDYVAAEAAKGVAAASAESGVPVVFGVLTTDSIEQAIERAGTKMGNKGYDAAMAAIEMVSLGKALADAGL